ATGGTGAACTGGCGGTGTAGCCGCGAGCAATGGCAAAGCGGTAGAAGCCGCGCAGCGCGCTGAGCTTGCGATGCCAGAAAGCCGTGATGGGACCCTTGCCGGCAAGGAACGCATAGACACGATCGGCGTCGATCTCGCGCATATCGATGTCGCCGAGCGTTCGATAAAAGGACTTCAAGGTACGCGCCTCAGTGGCAAAGCGCATCCCCAGTGACTGTTTGTAGGCCACGTACGCGACAACCGCTTCAGGCAGTTTCATAGCAAGTCTCCTAGGGCAAAGTCAGCAACCTGCCTCAGGCCAGCCAGATCGACCTTGGCATAGGTGCGCGTCGCATAGGCGCTGCGATGACCCAGGTGGTCACCGATTTCCTTGAGTGAGAGTCCCTCAGCCACGAGATGGGTCGCGCACGCGTGTCGAAGTGAATGCGGTCCACCACGACGGCAACTGATATTCAGAACCCGCAATCGTCGGTTGACCAGGTAGTGCAGACTCGTAGGCGCGAGTGGACAAAACGGGGCTCGTATGGTGAGAAACAAAGAGCGCGAGCCAATATGAGGTCGCACCTGTTTCAGATACCGCAGAATTGCTTCACCTACCTCGGCTGCAAGCGGGTAGTCCTGTTTGCTCCGCTGCTTTGGACGGCTGATGTGAAGGATGTCATGTTCCCAGTCCACGTCGTCCAGTGTCAGGGCCACGACTTCACCCCTTCTCAGCCCGTAGACCGCGAGGAGCAACAGAATGGCGCGGTCCCGGATATCATGGGGACTGTCCGTATCGGTGC
This DNA window, taken from Cupriavidus sp. D39, encodes the following:
- a CDS encoding tyrosine-type recombinase/integrase yields the protein MKLPEAVVAYVAYKQSLGMRFATEARTLKSFYRTLGDIDMREIDADRVYAFLAGKGPITAFWHRKLSALRGFYRFAIARGYTASSPLPLTVPKEPRTFVPYIYSREEMKRLLAATADRERCNLSSLTCRTLLLLLYGTGLRIGEAVSLNLADVDLDSGILCIRESKFYNYAA